The following DNA comes from Peribacillus sp. FSL E2-0218.
TTGACCACACTAAGCAACCATCTTCGTTCTTATTTTGACCTGCTTCTGAGTACCCTCCATAACGTCCAACAATAATTTGGTTAAGCTTTTGAATATCTGGATTATCAATAAAAGCTTCCTGACTTCCAACCCAACTAAATTCTTCACCCTTATAAGTCCCTGAAGTTTGTGTATCTTCAGTGTGGTTATTACAATAACAACCTTCCACAATAACTATCCCCTTTTCCGATATAGATAAAATTATAAAACAAATATAACCAAATTTGTTATTTATCTAACTATTGCTAATGAAATATCCCAAATGATTATATTTGATCAGATAATTACTCTCTTAATGAACTAACCTGCCCCTTTAGCTCTATAAGAAAAAAACGACACTTCGTTATTGAAGTATCGCACCTAAAGTTCAAGAAGATTTAATATGGGATTGTCTTAATTTTTCGATGATTAAAGGTAATTCCGCCAAATCTTCTATTATAAAATCTGCTTCGACATTATTCCATTGAAAATCTCTTTTCCAAATTCCCTTCATCCCTACATTTTGAGCAGCGTTCACATCATTTTTTGGATGATCGCCAACAAATATACTTTCATTAGGTGAAACATTCAGTTGCTCCAAGGCTCTCTCAAATATTTGTGGGTCAGGTTTTTTAATTCCTTCCCATTCAGATACTAAAATCGTTTCAAAATACTTTTTAATACCTAAAGCCCTTATATTATCTATCTGAAACTGTCCTTTTCCATTTGTAATCATTCCTAGAACTAGATTGTTACTTCGTAATTTTTCTAACATGCTAATAAGATTTGGAAATGAGACGCAACTATTCTTAAATTGGCTTATATAATCTTGAAGTAAATCTTCCCAGGTTATCCCTGTAATATCAAATTCACCAGCCAATTGTTAATATACTTTATCTTTCCAAACATAACCTCGACAATCTAACTCTTTGAACCTTGATGTGTATTCCTCTTTTGGTATATGTCCTATCCATTTATTTAATCTTTCATATTGTCCTTCAATAAATTTTTGTAGTGAAGCATCTCTATTTAATAAAGTCCCATCTAAATCAAAAATCACTGCATTAATCACTTTTCCCCCACCCCCTAACAATTACATAATTATCTATTTCGTTATACTTACTCCAAATTCCTTGTTGAACTAACCTGCCCCGATAGTTGCATAAGAAAAAGCTGCCTTAAAGACAGCTCCGATCCTCAGCTAACGCACCCGTTAGTTGAATAAGAAAACTAAACGAACAGTTGCTCCAGTATCCCTATAAACAGAATTGATAATATAACAATTGGTATTGAAATCAATATCTTATTTCGTAACCTAATATTCTCGAATCGGCTATATATCTTATTTATTACTCCGTAAACGATTAGTATGAAAAATATACTTATACATATTGCTAATAAATCAACAGAAGTAAATGGTTTACCTATGTATTTATCCAGGGGAATGTTGATAACAAAAATTGCTGAAAATAAGATGAATTGATAAACACAAAATCTAACATAATTCAAAGATGATTACTCCTATTCTATGGCTTTTGATATATTCTTTTTTGAATACTTCTAATTTCATTAACGATTTATTAACCTTTTCCTTTAACAGAGCCTTCTTATTTAATCATATCATCTAAAACTTTTCGTTGTCTGAAGAAATAGAAGTTCATCTTAAACTAACCTGCCCGTTAGTTCTATAAGAATCTATTTTTTTGAAATTACAGTAAACATTCCTGTCATATTGGGTGAGAAGTTTTTAAAATCATATCTCTCATAGAACGGTTCTTTACCTTGCGATGCAAACAAACCAACAAACGCCTTATCCGGGGCATTTGTTTTTAAGTATTCAACCAAAAGATTCATTATTTCATTTCCAATACCATTTTTCTGATATTCTGGATGAACCACTATATCTTGGATATAGAAATAAATAGCTCCATCGCCGACAATTCTCCCCATACCCACA
Coding sequences within:
- a CDS encoding GNAT family N-acetyltransferase is translated as MKKYKIENNIPTLEEYKYLCESVGWTNYMNFEVVETSLRNSLHSITVKDNEQIVGMGRIVGDGAIYFYIQDIVVHPEYQKNGIGNEIMNLLVEYLKTNAPDKAFVGLFASQGKEPFYERYDFKNFSPNMTGMFTVISKK